The nucleotide window ttactgtacataacttgacttaaatttaaaagaaatttaatactaaatgaataacaataaattaatttatttttggtactGATAACGTTTCAGCCCTTTTATAATTGGTTTTTCTAACAGcctaattatcattttttttaacattaaaagtgataaaataaatcttaaagaagTATACTGGGTGCATGAAAATATATCAGTCTCTTTATAAGATCTATGACTGTGTGTCTTCATCTTTGGCTAGATCAGCATTGTctacatttttaacagtttttaatctATCACAGGCACTTTCATCATCTACGTTTTTAATCTCTGAACTACTTGGATCTGACGGGTTAGTGTCGGCCGGTACCGGAGTCGAGGAAGGTTTATCTTCGATTTCCTCCTGTTCACCGGTAGGCTGCTGTTCTTCAGTCGGTGACATTCTTTCAGCCTGCGGTGGACTGCCCTCTGGATCTCGTTTCGATTCATCGGTAACGAGAGGGGCCAAACGACTATTTCTACAAAGCTGATCCAGCAGCGACTTCCCAGAAAGCGGATTCGAGGTTCCCAAGGATTCCCCTCTGGCCGTCAGCGGCAAGCCCGTCTCCAAACTTGACCTTATAATGCCGTCTAGGAAGCTCCCGTTCACTCCCGTTCCGTCGTATAAACTTTCAGCCATTTCTCTCGTCGTTTTACCTAAAGATGGAGGTGGACTCTGTGACTTTTTAGAAGAGGTGTCTTCTTGCAACCTTTGCATCATTTGGGAGGCAAAGAATTGTTCAGGATTCGGAGAGAAATTTGGACCTCTAGCGTAATCCATTGGAAGATGGTGAAAAGGACTGTGCGGCCAGAAAGGGAAAGGAGGTGTAGCTGTGAACGTAAGGGACGGCTCGTATATAGATGGGATTTTTAGACCGTTAGGTCCTGCAGGAAGTGGTGCTGAGGCTGGAAAAGCGGTTTTGGGTGGTTTAGGTGGAAGTGGCTTAGATTTTTCTCCTGGAGACATCCTAAGAATGTTACCCTCgtcttttcttttaacctctTCTGGTTGCGGCGCTTTTGGTTCTCTTTTTCTGGGCCTCATAAGGTGACGTTCTTTTACCTTGTACTCAAGAGTGGAATGTGGAACACCGTAATACGAGCCGGCTCGATGAACACTCATTTCTCCTCTTTGTACAGCACGAACTGCTTCTACTAAGCTATCTCTATCGTAGTTGCGATATTTACCGCGCTTGGGTCTAGTACCTTTACCGCTAGAAGAATTGGTTGGTGCACTAGAACTAGACGTAGATACACTGGTGCTTTTCGCCACCTGGCCGGCCATCATTTTACGGTCTTCTAAATGATTGTTGTTGTGGTTTCTTATTATCGGAGGATTGCAAGTAAGATGGGATGGGAATTCACCCCGTCTAAAGTGCTCCAGCGGAGGAGTGTGCTGTAAATGTTGCAGTTCTGGAGGCTGTTGGAACTTCTGACTTATACTCTTTGCAATGACGTCTTTAAGGCTGACTCCGATACCTTTTCCCACCATTGCGGTTGGAGAGGAAGATTCACTTCGAGCTCCACTGATGGGTGGCGAACCGACTGAATGTTGACTAGAGTCCCCCACTTTAACTCCGAGCGGAAACGAAGGATGTAATGGAGTACTTTCTCCCGGGACACCGTTTTTGGAAGCGGGACGATAGGACGGAATTCTGAGGATAACATTCGGTGGTGTCGCGGAACCAGAAGTCTCCTCGCGGTTTGCTTCCTGTGATAATCTTGAAGATGATGGTCCCGGATCGCTCTGTCTGGAaccatttaactgaaaatttctgtctttttttgCTTGTTCCCCTTGCAATAACCTATCCCCGGCCATCATTCTACGAACTAGATCGGGTATCGGTTGTGGGAATTTAGGTAAAAATTCTCCGGAAGTTTCGGAGGTGGTCTGCTCACCCGGTGAGGCTCTGCTTACAAACGGGTTCCCGGGACGGGTTAGAGATCCGCTAAGCAGTTGTGATATATATGGCCCCAGTGCGGAGTGCTCCAGTCCAGACCAGATGTCGACTCCTCCGGGTGGCACAGCAGAAAACACATCGTCTTTACCGTGATGTCGCCCGCTTTGCTGCAGAAGAGCCTTAAGCGAATCGGGATTTGCTAGTAACGAAGGATTTTCACTCGATATCCTCATTAAATCGTCCATCGTAAACAACGGCTTCATTAACGTTTTTTCAACATCCCGTTCCTCTTCTGCACCGGATAAATCACGTTCATCGTCTTCGTCCTCCACTTCTTCTTCAACTTTATCAGGAGGGGGCGCTAACAGCAGATGTGAATCTCTTTCTCTTTCCATAGCtaatttataaactttgttaCGTAGTGTTGAACGCGGGATTCCGTAAATGACAGCAGCTCTTCTTGTTCCTAGTTTACCGCTTTGGATATCCCTCAGTGCTGCCTGCAGCTCTTCTTCCGTGTACGTTCGGCGGCCCGCCACCGCACTCAACCGTGGCTTTGccctgagaaaaaaaaaacaaaaaagggttTGTGTcacattcatattattttttattacgaagttaaaatttttattttaataaaaagcttaCATTCttagtacatttaaaataaattatacgcaATAGCGGTTAGAAATGATTAAAACTGAAATGAATGTGAATGCCAAATGAAAAgtgcattttatttgtaatataattataagtatgAAGTAGTTTTTgcactcaaaataataaaaagccaattattttaaattatagttttattacaagatatttattttttcttctattttaacgCTATTCGTAAAGttaatagaaaatgttaataaaatatttaacaaaatacacacacaaataagGACAGATATTAATTACAgaccataaaaaatacattttcagaacagataaataaaaaaaaaagaagaataaaaaaaaatgcctaaCAATCAATTCTCATAATTTCTTTTGACATTCAATGTAcacataagataaaattaaagcaCTTGTACCGTTATGCTCCGACAGATCACtgttaaacagtaataataaaatattactaacaaaaaaGATCAGTTTCCAATCCCGGGAACCGGTTCTATAACCGGACAAAATTGTTGCATGTAAgtcaatgtaaattatatttaaaaaattataatgatatggCCCTGTTCTTTAGACATGCCAAGTTGAACGGTTTCAATATGTGTAGAAatacaatagaaatataatatcaGAGTTTAATTTGGATATACTGTACGATATTCCTTTTACAATCGTCAATTATTTGATTAGTTTGTTATAGTTGTTCTCTATCTCTTAGTTTAAACTACTATATTTTAACCACATCCTACATCCTCAGTCggaaaataaaatgtagtttattttaacGTACAAATCTTGTGCATTTATATATCTTAACTCGGTCTTTCTCTACAGATCTACTCTCTTACTTCCTACTAGAAAAGTCAATAAACACGCGTGATTAAATGGATCTAGGAAGAATTTTAGATATCTGAATCCTTTCTGGTTTTCCTACTGTCTACGTTTTGCAACAACaaagtagatattaaaaatttcctgAAAGTTATTATACGAGTGTACATTTCCtgcattaaaatctttttttcttttgatttcgtCAATCTGATTTTAATGTGTTGCTGACTTGGtgaatcttttgaaatatttatatctaaattcTGCAACTTTTGGTGTATTACGTTTAAGTAAGTAATCACATTTAATTCCTCATTTAGCACCTTCCTATGTCACAGTCTCTcttttatcgttatttatttttaacgtttttctaacaaataaatttatttttttacattttctattttccacacagaattttaacatttttaatcgagTTTTACAAAAAAGAGAATGTTCTAAACTcaagttaaatgtatttttttttaaatgcatattcaAATTGTATTAATTCTCGCcccaaaaatgtaattatttgttctaaaaactatgaaatttacaGAACTTTCTCCGGtcatacacattaaaataatcatgtttaaatattaatttaactataaacataatttaaccatAAAAGATTGTTCTGtagaattaattttcacaaatgtCTAATAAATAATAACGCGTAATGTAATGCATAtaacaatttaagttttatacaaatatttttgatttgacTATTGTTATTATCTTTGTTAAAACTGTACTACAGCcgggttttataaaattaactacaccTATTTTATTCGTGTAGTTCTTTATTTAAAGGCTATGATTAAATTAACCGTCTAAATTAAATTCATCGTCTCTGAATTTATTTACCCTAAATTTAATTCAACTCATAGACTACTGTAAGGCAGTAACGTTTTTCCTTAATttcgtcacaaaaaaaaaaattagtttttctctatttctttatattttgaaatacgcACTGACATTTTGAATggatagtataaataaataaatgactattATTTTAGAGTTGCTTGTATCGTCAGcaattatttaccaaaaattcatctttgaaaaaatatccttaattaaaattacgtaatttatttatacaaatatcctaaataatttttttttattataccaataATATTTAGTATTGAATGATGGGAAAAAAGAAAGATGGACTGTAATTTGtcaatgaaattattgtttaGCGAGTAACGAATGAGAAAGTAACTAATGTGTGATGTTTCAATAACGCTGGGCGTGGATAAGTGCTAATGGTGATATGTTGCTATGACTAGGGCCAACAGCGATAAAAGAACCAATACAAACTGATCTACCACTAACAAGAACTTCAATACGTATATTCTAATACGTGTgcaatgcaaaataataattttatcatgcagtattaatgatgattatttttaaatgataatcatGTGGGCAACCCGAAAGTTAcaattacgtaataaatatacatatcaatttttaaaatgtgggGTTAATATGCTTTAATTTTATCGGTAAAAAGGAAAACAGTACACATGcatacaaacaaattaaacttaCCTTAAGTATGTAAGTATATTATTTCCgaatatttgttactttaaataaaaagctaatactaaataattaataataatgaagtaaaaaaaaaaaactcacttgAATATCTGTCTGCTGAGCGTGGGCACTTTGAGAGCTTGAGTAGCGATTCCGGGCGATGAAGGCATTAAGTGTTGAAGGCTGGAAGGAATGTCGACAGGAGATTCTGGTGATTTAGGAGCCGAAGAAGTGGACGTTTTGGAACTAAGGTCTAAAGGTTGCTCGGAAGCAGATGGAGCGAGAGGCATAACCATCGGGGAATCCGATTTTCTTAAGGATTCTGCAGGCGTCAGGTACCACTGTGGAAAGAGAGGATGTCCAGGAAAAAGGGGTCCCGGATGTTTACCGGTTGTGAGGGCCGCTACAGCGGCTATGTTAGCCGCCATCGAGGAGGCTACGGCAGATTCCAGCGTTGTTGTCATAGCCTCAGCAGAGGGCTCACTTTCACCGCCGCTGCTCACACTCCCAGATTCCGAGGTGGGACGCTGAAAACGACGTAGCTATCACTagtctttacaaataaatttaatttgatattatttgatTCAATAtataacatcaaataattaaaaaaaaaaaaatacatcataaaataatgaataagacATAATATTTGACTACtgggaaatatttttcttatg belongs to Lycorma delicatula isolate Av1 chromosome 1, ASM4794821v1, whole genome shotgun sequence and includes:
- the Eip93F gene encoding ecdysone-induced protein 93F, which encodes MGRTKWREYQETVLSTCRTDESIPMESKDWEPSDKCNLCQENKTACSDAATLPRPTSESGSVSSGGESEPSAEAMTTTLESAVASSMAANIAAVAALTTGKHPGPLFPGHPLFPQWYLTPAESLRKSDSPMVMPLAPSASEQPLDLSSKTSTSSAPKSPESPVDIPSSLQHLMPSSPGIATQALKVPTLSRQIFKAKPRLSAVAGRRTYTEEELQAALRDIQSGKLGTRRAAVIYGIPRSTLRNKVYKLAMERERDSHLLLAPPPDKVEEEVEDEDDERDLSGAEEERDVEKTLMKPLFTMDDLMRISSENPSLLANPDSLKALLQQSGRHHGKDDVFSAVPPGGVDIWSGLEHSALGPYISQLLSGSLTRPGNPFVSRASPGEQTTSETSGEFLPKFPQPIPDLVRRMMAGDRLLQGEQAKKDRNFQLNGSRQSDPGPSSSRLSQEANREETSGSATPPNVILRIPSYRPASKNGVPGESTPLHPSFPLGVKVGDSSQHSVGSPPISGARSESSSPTAMVGKGIGVSLKDVIAKSISQKFQQPPELQHLQHTPPLEHFRRGEFPSHLTCNPPIIRNHNNNHLEDRKMMAGQVAKSTSVSTSSSSAPTNSSSGKGTRPKRGKYRNYDRDSLVEAVRAVQRGEMSVHRAGSYYGVPHSTLEYKVKERHLMRPRKREPKAPQPEEVKRKDEGNILRMSPGEKSKPLPPKPPKTAFPASAPLPAGPNGLKIPSIYEPSLTFTATPPFPFWPHSPFHHLPMDYARGPNFSPNPEQFFASQMMQRLQEDTSSKKSQSPPPSLGKTTREMAESLYDGTGVNGSFLDGIIRSSLETGLPLTARGESLGTSNPLSGKSLLDQLCRNSRLAPLVTDESKRDPEGSPPQAERMSPTEEQQPTGEQEEIEDKPSSTPVPADTNPSDPSSSEIKNVDDESACDRLKTVKNVDNADLAKDEDTQS